The following coding sequences lie in one Zingiber officinale cultivar Zhangliang chromosome 2B, Zo_v1.1, whole genome shotgun sequence genomic window:
- the LOC122049362 gene encoding uncharacterized protein LOC122049362 → MCCPSRCCCLCLLLLLAIIVVGFVFGFGIFSHGFHKIRDALHLEEPPTPGSLNRRPFLAGAAPPAF, encoded by the coding sequence ATGTGCTGCCCGAGCAGGTGCTGCTGTCTCTGCCTCCTCCTCCTGCTGGCGATCATCGTCGTCGGCTTCGTCTTCGGATTCGGCATCTTCTCTCACGGCTTCCACAAGATCAGGGACGCTCTACACCTCGAGGAGCCGCCTACGCCCGGATCCCTCAACCGCCGGCCCTTCCTCGCCGGCGCTGCACCGCCTGCTTTCTGA